In one Elusimicrobiota bacterium genomic region, the following are encoded:
- a CDS encoding TlpA disulfide reductase family protein — protein sequence MRRFLSLVILGLNLAACSGSRADLSQAPSFELQDLSGKNVSLADFKGHPVLLDFWATWCGPCRISTPAVQAFYNRHKQEGLVVLGLNMDDDRQAVFPFVQQFQLTYPILHAGESSVGSDYGVGALPTFVFVDPQGRLVTKYDGFSTDMPNTWEAELRQLLNQSH from the coding sequence ATGCGACGTTTTCTCAGCCTGGTCATTCTTGGACTGAACCTTGCGGCTTGCAGCGGCTCGCGCGCGGATTTATCCCAGGCGCCCTCCTTTGAGCTGCAGGATTTATCCGGGAAGAACGTGAGCCTCGCTGATTTCAAAGGTCATCCGGTCCTTCTGGATTTCTGGGCGACCTGGTGCGGCCCCTGTCGCATCTCCACGCCGGCCGTTCAGGCGTTTTACAACCGTCACAAGCAGGAAGGCCTGGTGGTTCTGGGCTTGAACATGGATGACGATCGCCAGGCTGTTTTTCCATTTGTGCAGCAGTTTCAATTGACCTACCCGATCCTGCATGCCGGCGAGAGCTCCGTGGGAAGCGACTATGGCGTCGGAGCGCTCCCCACGTTCGTTTTCGTCGATCCGCAAGGACGGCTGGTTACGAAGTACGACGGGTTTTCGACGGACATGCCGAACACCTGGGAAGCGGAGTTGCGTCAACTGCTGAATCAGTCCCATTAA
- a CDS encoding APC family permease, whose amino-acid sequence MFEKIKRLLFGRRKNPLDPRVFHHLSLIAFFAWIGLGADGLSSSCYGPEEAFLSLGAHQHLALPLALMVMVTVFILSASYSQIIEHFPSGGGGYLVASKLISPGTGVVSGCALLVDYILTIAMSIASAMDAIFSFLPHSFLAYKFVATLCCLSLLILLNLRGVKESVLVLTPIFIAFVATHLVVVFFGIFTHGSELPTMVVDTVRETRSGIQSIGFWAMAMVLFRAFSLGGGTFTGIEAVSNGVQILREPRVKTAKKTMLYMAVSLSFTAGGLLISYLLFHVQPAPGQTLNAVLISNLASQWRFGHAFILLTLLAEGALLVVAAQTGFVDGPRVMANMALDRWLPRRFTNLSERLVMKDGVLLMGIAAMLMLFYTHASVHILVVMYSINVFLTFTLSQFGMVKHWTRDRGTGWLHGFLINAVGMLVTSGILVMTIVLKFGQGGWVTLLVTGCLIAVCWIIRAHYVKTLQALRGLNQVLGDLPLEDQGTPPAKQADGPTAVLMVSGYNGIGIHSILAIQRFFPGHFKNFVFLSAGIIDSGRFKGASEIDALKRSVDQDLEKYVKLANRFGFYAEARAALGTDVIEELEVLCSQVRQEWTKKVFFMGQLTFQGETFWTRLLHNQTAFALQRRLLFNGYEAVILPIRLRLTGS is encoded by the coding sequence ATGTTCGAAAAAATTAAAAGGCTTCTTTTTGGAAGACGAAAAAACCCGCTGGATCCCCGCGTTTTCCATCATCTTTCACTGATCGCATTCTTCGCCTGGATCGGCCTCGGCGCCGATGGATTAAGCTCCTCCTGCTACGGTCCGGAAGAAGCCTTCCTCAGCCTGGGAGCCCATCAACACCTGGCCCTGCCCCTGGCCTTGATGGTGATGGTTACGGTCTTCATTCTCTCGGCCAGCTACTCGCAAATCATCGAGCACTTCCCATCCGGCGGCGGCGGTTATCTTGTCGCGAGCAAACTCATCAGTCCGGGTACGGGGGTGGTGTCCGGCTGCGCCCTTCTCGTGGACTATATCCTGACGATTGCCATGTCGATCGCCTCGGCGATGGATGCCATCTTCAGTTTCCTGCCTCACTCTTTTCTGGCTTATAAGTTTGTTGCCACGCTTTGCTGTTTGTCGCTCCTCATCCTGTTGAATCTCCGAGGCGTCAAAGAATCCGTGCTTGTTTTGACACCCATTTTTATCGCATTTGTCGCGACCCACCTCGTGGTCGTCTTTTTCGGCATTTTCACCCACGGCTCAGAGTTGCCGACGATGGTCGTCGACACCGTCCGCGAAACGCGCTCCGGCATCCAGTCGATTGGTTTCTGGGCCATGGCGATGGTTCTTTTCCGTGCCTTTTCTCTCGGAGGCGGAACTTTCACCGGAATCGAGGCCGTCAGCAACGGCGTCCAAATTCTGCGCGAACCGCGCGTGAAGACCGCGAAGAAGACGATGCTTTACATGGCGGTTTCATTGTCCTTCACCGCCGGGGGGCTTCTCATCAGCTATTTACTTTTTCACGTTCAGCCGGCCCCCGGACAAACGCTGAACGCGGTTCTCATTTCAAACCTTGCTTCCCAATGGCGTTTTGGGCACGCCTTTATTCTGCTGACCCTCTTGGCGGAAGGAGCCCTTCTGGTGGTGGCCGCACAAACAGGCTTTGTGGATGGCCCCCGGGTCATGGCGAACATGGCACTGGACCGCTGGCTGCCCCGCCGCTTCACAAACCTGAGTGAACGCCTCGTGATGAAAGACGGGGTTCTTCTCATGGGAATCGCCGCCATGCTGATGCTGTTTTACACCCATGCATCGGTCCATATTCTGGTCGTCATGTACAGCATCAATGTCTTTTTAACGTTCACCCTCTCTCAATTCGGCATGGTGAAACATTGGACACGGGACCGGGGGACGGGTTGGCTACATGGCTTTTTGATTAATGCCGTCGGGATGCTCGTGACATCCGGAATTCTGGTCATGACGATTGTGTTGAAATTCGGGCAAGGGGGATGGGTGACCCTGCTTGTGACCGGCTGTCTCATCGCGGTTTGCTGGATCATCCGAGCCCACTATGTCAAAACCCTGCAGGCCTTGCGAGGCCTCAACCAGGTTCTCGGGGATTTGCCCCTGGAAGACCAGGGAACGCCTCCGGCCAAACAAGCCGACGGTCCGACGGCTGTTCTGATGGTCAGCGGCTACAACGGGATTGGAATCCATTCGATTCTGGCCATTCAGCGCTTTTTCCCTGGGCATTTCAAGAACTTTGTCTTTCTGAGCGCCGGGATCATCGACAGCGGGCGATTCAAGGGGGCCTCTGAGATTGATGCGCTTAAGCGATCCGTTGACCAGGACCTCGAGAAGTATGTGAAACTGGCGAACCGTTTTGGTTTTTACGCGGAAGCGCGGGCCGCTCTTGGAACGGACGTTATCGAGGAACTCGAAGTGCTCTGCAGCCAGGTCCGGCAGGAATGGACTAAGAAAGTCTTCTTTATGGGCCAACTGACTTTCCAGGGGGAAACCTTCTGGACGCGCCTGCTGCACAACCAGACCGCCTTCGCCCTCCAGCGCCGGCTGCTGTTTAACGGATACGAAGCGGTCATTTTGCCGATCCGCCTCCGACTGACCGGTTCCTAG
- the trxA gene encoding thioredoxin has protein sequence MAEIQLSDATFDAEVVQSDKPVLVDFWAPWCGPCRMLSPVVDELAKEYEGKIKVAKLNTDDHAQAATRYRISALPTLLFFKGGKVQDQLVGVHPKPEIKKHLDTLLG, from the coding sequence ATGGCTGAAATCCAACTCTCTGACGCGACTTTCGATGCGGAAGTCGTTCAATCCGACAAACCGGTACTCGTCGACTTCTGGGCCCCGTGGTGCGGGCCCTGCCGCATGCTGTCGCCTGTTGTGGATGAACTGGCGAAAGAGTATGAGGGGAAAATAAAAGTGGCCAAGCTCAACACCGATGACCACGCCCAGGCCGCCACGCGTTACCGGATCTCGGCCCTTCCAACGCTTTTGTTCTTTAAAGGCGGAAAGGTCCAGGATCAGCTGGTCGGCGTACACCCAAAACCCGAAATTAAAAAACATCTGGACACGCTTCTCGGCTAG